The following are encoded in a window of Brassica napus cultivar Da-Ae unplaced genomic scaffold, Da-Ae ScsIHWf_1701;HRSCAF=2327, whole genome shotgun sequence genomic DNA:
- the LOC125598315 gene encoding LOW QUALITY PROTEIN: uncharacterized protein LOC125598315 (The sequence of the model RefSeq protein was modified relative to this genomic sequence to represent the inferred CDS: deleted 1 base in 1 codon; substituted 1 base at 1 genomic stop codon) — ELSGLKLKIPPFHGKADPDAYLEWEKKIELVFNCQHYSETKKIQVAATEFNDYALSWWDQLVTNKRRNGEFPIETWAEMKAVMRKRFVPSHYHRDLHQKLRLLTQGSKSVEEYFQEMELLMLRACVSEDSEATMARFLGGLNREIQDRVEMQHYLEIEEMLHKAILVEQQVKRRSYARGSYGSSRYQTSKEDKPSYQKESKPQPKEESKSSSIYNKDKGKVEATSSRARDVKCFKCQGRGHYANECTNKRVMILHANGEYESADEETEAEEDHSSEEEYVANPVAGRLLVARRTLSLQSKTEEMDETMVKKLGLRVQKHPKPYRLQWLNEEGEMRVSTQVMVPLAIGKYEDEILCDVLPMEAGHILLGRPWQSDRRVIHDGYANKHTFEFKGRKTVLVPMTPKEVQVDQLQLQKKKEIDLPADSTKQLNFYAKSEYEPMCCACAPCTXERWSWRMCVDCRAINNITVKYRHPIPRLDDMLDELHGSSVFSKIDLKSGYHQIRMKEGDEWKTAFKTKHGLYEWLVMPFGLTNAPSTFMRLMNHVLRSFIGLFVVVYFDDILVYSKSLEEHIKHLRTVLDVLRKEKLFANLKKCTFCTDNLVFLGFVVSADGVKVDQEKVRAIQEWPIPKTISEKEVGFKWGEAQETAFQCLKEKLTHAPLLILPDFNKTFEIECDASGIGVGAVLMQEKRPIAYFSEKLGGATLNYATYDKELYALVRALQTWQHYLWPKEFVIHTDHESLKYLKGQNKLSKRHARWVEFIETFPYVIKYKQDLFVRESHGGSLMGHSASKFSPFEIVYGFNPTSPLDLIPLPECERVSLDGKKKAEMVKQLHEQARLNIEEKTKQYVKHANKGRREMVFKEGDKVWVHLRKERFPNERKSKLMPRIDGPFEITKKISNNAYKIDLQDEPDLRSNPFQEGGDDMIMDQPADGDRDGEFRDEPAEEDEVLTIPKGPMTRARARKLKEAIGGLI; from the exons gagctatcaggattaaagcttaagatccctcctttccatggtaaagctgatccagatgcctatcttgagtgggaaaagaagatagaactcgttttcaactgtcagcattactcagagactaagaagattcaagtagctgctaccgagttcaatgactatgctttgagctggtgggatcagttggttacaaacaagaggcgcaatggtgaatttcccattgaaacatgggcagagatgaaagctgtgatgcgcaagaggtttgtaccaagtcattatcaccgtgatcttcatcaaaagctgagactgctcacacaaggatcaaagtctgtagaggaatactttcaagagatggagttgcttatgctaagagcttgtgtatctgaggacagtgaagctactatggcacgatttcttggtggactcaaccgtgagatacaagatagagtggagatgcaacactacttggagatagaggagatgctacacaaagctatcttggtggagcagcaagttaagagaagaagttatgcgcgtggcagctatggttccagtagataccagacctctaaggaagataaaccgagctatcaaaaggagagcaagccacagccaaaagaagaatccaagtctagtagcatctacaacaaagataagggtaaagtggaagctacaagctcgcgtgcaagagatgtgaagtgttttaagtgccaaggacgtgggcactatgctaatgagtgcaccaacaaacgtgtgatgatccttcatgccaatggagaatatgaatctgctgatgaggagacagaggccgaagaagatcacagttcagaagaggagtatgttgccaacccggtggctggaaggttgctagttgctagaagaaccttgagtcttcaaagcaagaccgaagagatgga tgagactatggttaaaaagttgggtttgagggtccagaagcatcctaaaccatataggctccaatggctcaatgaagagggcgagatgagagtatctactcaggttatggttcccttagccattggtaaatatgaagatgagattctttgtgatgtgttgcctatggaagctggacacattctccttggaaggccgtggcaatcagatagacgtgtGATACATGATGGGTATGCCAACAAGCACACTTTTGAGTTTAAGGGGAGAAAGACAGTTCTTGTGCCTATGACTCCTAAGGAAGTTCAGGTTGATCAGCTCCaactacaaaagaagaaagagattgatcttCCCGCTGACTCAACAAAGCAACTAAACTTCTATGCCAAGTCTG AGTATGAGCCCATGTGCTGTGCCTGTGCTCCTTGTacctaagaaagatgg agctggcgcatgtgtgttgattgtagagcaatcaacaacataacagtgaagtatcgccaccctattcctagattagatgatatgcttgatgaattgcatggttctagtgtcttttctaagatagatttgaagagtggatatcatcaaattagaatgaaagagggagatgagtggaaaacagcctttaagactaagcatgggttgtatgagtggttagtcatgccttttggattaaccaatgctcctagtacttttatgagattgatgaaccATGTGCTTAGATCCTTCATAGGCTTGTTTGTGgtagtatactttgatgatatccttgtcTACTCTAAGAGTTTAGAAGAGCATATAAAACATCTTAGGACTGTTCTTGATGTCTTGAGGAAAGAAAAGCTATTTGCTAATCTTAAGAAATGCACTTTCTGtacggataacttggtctttttaggctttgttgtgagtgcagatggagtaaaggtagatcaggagaaggtgagagcaattcaagaatggccaattccAAAGACTATAAGTGAA AAAGAagtcggattcaagtggggagaagcacaagagacTGCCTTCCAAtgccttaaagagaagcttactcacgcccctcttcttatacttccagattttaataaaacctttgagattgaatgtgatgcttctggtaTTGGAGTGGGTGCTGTTTTGATGCAGGAAAAGAGACCCatagcttatttcagtgagaagcttggaggcgccactctcaactatgcaacttatgataaggagttgtatgccttggtgagagctttgcagacttggcagcattacttgtggcccaaggagtttgtgatacacactgatcatgagtctctcaagtacttgaaaggacagaacaagctcagcaagagacacgcaagatgggtagaattcatagaaacttttccttatgtcatcaagtacaaacaag atttgtttgttagggaatcacATGGGggaagtctcatggg gcattctgcttctaagttttcaccttttgaaattgtttatgggttcaatcccacctctcctttggatttaatccctttacctgagtgtgaaagggtcagtttggatggcaaaaagaaggcagagatggtgaaacaacttcacgagcaagctaggctcaacattgaagagaaaactaagcagtatgtcaagcatgccaacaaaggaaggcgtgagatggtctttaaggagggtgataaagtttgggttcatttgagaaaagagaggtttcctaatgagaggaagtcaaagcttatgccaagaattgatggaccttttgagatcacaaagaagatcagcaacaatgcctacaagattgatctccaag atgaacctgatttgaggtcaaatccttttcaagaaggaggggatgatatgatcatggaccagccagctgatggagatagagatggcgagtttagagatgaaccagctgaagaagatgaggtcttaaccattcctaaaggtcccatgactcgagccagagctaggaaactcaaagaagctattggaggactaatc